The following DNA comes from Neoarius graeffei isolate fNeoGra1 chromosome 25, fNeoGra1.pri, whole genome shotgun sequence.
CAGTCAAGGTTGCTCCTgtgtagcacattttcatcatacttAATTTGTTATAACATCTCTTATTTTTATAATGTTTTCCCGCTCAGTTGCTTGAAAATGACAAACATACTTGTTCTGTGTCATTCAGGTCTCAGCAGTCCAAATCAACTTGATTTTGGTGTTTATATTTTTGCTCAATTTTTGAGTCATTATAATTAAACTGATGATGTCTAATGTGTGTTGTAATGTGAAGAGCGAAAATTTAAGCATACACTGATTTTACAGAACTTTGTAGAGCTCGTCATCATGAATACATTATAAAGAATTATGCGTGCAATGAAGCAGCTCGAACTGTCTTTTAACAAGCTCAGGTTTGTTCTTGGTTTTAATGATTAGCAGGTGAATTCATGCCTTTATGTAATATACAACCGATTtctataaaagtcataaaattgaGATAAAATGATTCAGCAATGTCAGGGCGGAATTATGGCTCTCAGTTTTGCTGATATGTCAGGCCACATTCCATACTTGTCATTTATCATTTAGGAAATTCACACAGTCACACAACTTTTTGAATTATTATTCATAGAATTTGTTAAAATTCTTGTTTTGTCGAGCATTCTTCTCGGACAATTTATTTAAAACAACCTGCTTGACACTTTTATAAAAAAGCTACAAATTTTCCTTTTTGATGATTCCTTAACTCTGGACAGACTCCAGCAATGAAAGAAACGGAAATCAGGTACTGCAGTTTATTGTCTTTTAGTTAACACTATTTTATTAATGATGCTTGAGGTTATTTGTGACTCGGAAAACAGATATACCTACTTTTTCGCTTCTAAAAAAAGAGGAAAGAGTTTTCAGCTTCAGCACTGTTCTTGTGGACAGCACAAGCCCTCTGCTGCAGACATGAGAAAATGCTTAAAATGATATTTTTACTGAATGACTTTACAGCTTCAGTctgggttaaataaataaataaataaataaatgaatgaatccaTGAGGATATATCCTACATAGATATGTTGTTGCCGTGATTTGCTGAATAATTGATATGTGcagtaaaataaaaatgctcagagcGTCGCTGTTGACCATCACTTGCACATGCTCCTAAACCTTTCCACCCATCAGTTCAATATTCAGCTGCTGAcatcaacaacagcaacaacaagcgCGATACAAAACAGACTAGTCGACTTGTTCTCTTCGGAGAAtggatttttaattattttttcacatttaattaatttaataaGGTGAAGTGGAATTATCCAAGTGGGGAATATCAGCTCTTCAAATATGGCATGCAGGATGCTTTCATTCCGGTTGTCTTCTCTCCTCATGGCGCTTCTTTCCTCCCTTTATCCTGCCGCCCATGGAGACCTGAGCTACACAGTTCCAGAGGAAACGAAGGCGCACTACGTGATTGGAAATATTGCAAAGGATCTCGGAATAGATGCTACAAAATTAAAAACACGAAAGGCCCGAGTTGAAACAGAGGATAGCAGCAAGCGGTATGTGGATATTAATTTTAATACTGGGGAACTGGTCGTATCAGAGACAATAGACCGGGAAAAGCTTTGTGGCTCGAGGCTGAACTGCATTCTGAATTATGAACTCGTTTTAGAAAATCCGCTAGAACTACATCGCATTTCTCTGAATATTCAGGATATTAATGACAATGCGCCAAAATTTCTCAATGAGAGAATCAGCTTTGAAATCGCCGAGTCTGCTGATAAAGGGCAGCGCTTCCGTTTGGATGAAGCTCACGATTATGATATCGGACTAAACGGAGTTAATGGTTATTCCCTCCAGAAGAACGACCATTTTGTTTTGTCtgtgaaagaaaataaaaacggaCGGAAATACGCGGAGCTCGTGCTGGAGAAAGAGCTGGATCGCGAACAACAGAAGGATATAGACTTGATTCTTACCGCAGTGGATGGCGGGATTCCTCAGAGATCAGGGACTGCTGTAATCCACATCACTGTGCTCGATGCTAATGATAATGTTCCGGTGTTCAGTCAGGCTGTGTATAAAGTGATTTTAGCTGAAAATGCACCGATAGGAACAGAAGTCGTTACTGTGAGCGCGGAAGATGCGGATGAAGGAGCAAACGGTGCAGTGACATATGAATTCAGCCATATAGCCCATAATGCAGCAGATTTTTTTATGATTGATAAACTTACTGGACAAATTAGGGTCAATGGAGATATTGATTATGAGGCGGAAAAGTATTATGAAATTGGAGTCCAGGCTAAAGATGGATCTGGTTTAGCATCGTCTTCAAGTGTTATTATAGATATTACTGATGTCAATGACAATGCTCCAAAAATTATTCTTAAATCTCTAAATAATCCTGTGCCTGAGAATATTATTGTAGGCACTGAGGTGGCCATTATTAATGTTCAGGATAAAGATTCAGGAGATAATCGACAGATCCGTTGTTCAATTCAGGGAAATGTTCCTTTCAAATTAAATCCATCCATCAAGAACTATTTTTCATTAGTAACAACAAGCATGATCGATCGAGAGATTGAAGAAGATTATAACATATCAATCACAGCTACTGATGGAGGATCTCCACCTTTATCCTCATCCATGACAATTCATCTAACTGTGTCGGATATCAACGACAATCCTCCTGTATTTGAACAGCAATCCTACACTGCATATGTAACAGAAAATAACAAACCAGGAACATCTATTAGTTCTGTTAGTGCAAGAGACCCAGACTGGAGGCAGAACGGTACAGTGCTGTATTCTCTGGTGCCCAGTGAGATAAATGGTGTTGCAGTGTCCTCCTTTTTATCCATTAACTCAGATTCAGGAGTGATCCATGCTGTGAGGTCATTTGACTATGAAAAGTTCAGAAACTTTAAAGTCCAGGTTGTAGCCAGAGACAATGGTTCTCCTCCACTCAGCAGcaatgtgactgtgagtgtgttcATCTCAGATGAGAATGATAACTCTCCACAGATATTATACCCTGCTCCAGAGGGAAAGTCTTTCATGACTGAGATGGTCCCTAAAGCTGCTCTCTCTGGCTCTCTTGTCTCCAAAGTGATCGCTGTGGATGCCGACTCTGGACAGAATGCATGGCTGTTGTATCAGATTGTCAAATCTACTGATCCGGGACTTTTCACTATCGGTGTCCATAGTGGAGAGATCAGGGCTCAAAGGGACATTACTGAATCTGACAGCATGAAACAGAACCTCGTTATCTCAGTGAAAGATAATGGACAGCCGCCTCTCTCTGCTACCTGTTCTGTATATTTACTTATTTCTGATAACCTTGCTGAAGTTCCAGAACTCAAAGAGACGTCTTATGAGGAGAGCAATTCCaaactgactttttatttgatcaTCGCGCTCGTTTCTGTTTCCACCTTCTTCCTGACCTTCATTATTCTGATCCTGGCTGTGAGGTTTTGCCACAGGAGAAAGCCCAGACTGTTGTTTGATGGAGCAGTCACCATTCCCAGCGCGTATCTCCCTCCCAACTATGCAGAGGTGGAGGGAGCTGGAACTCTCCGCAGTTCTTACAATTATGACACGTATCTAACAACAGGATCACGCACCAGTGACTTCAAGTTCATCACATCTTACAATGACAGCACTTTGAGTGCTGTTGGAACTCTGAAGAAGAGTCAGGATGAGGTTTTAGGTCCGTGTTTGATTACACTTAACAATACAGGAGAAGGAGATGAGGTAAGAAATCTCAATTTGCTTTGGCGGTTATTTTTTTGGTATAATTACGTGGTTGGTGGTTCCCTCTGTAAAACTGCTTCAACTAAACAGACTTTAATGTAGGAAGGTGGAGTTGAATGGGTATAATTATTTacagggataaaaaaaaaagctccctgCTTTTGTAATATTGTTTGCTGTCATATTTGCTTTTGAATTCTGCATTTTGGGCTGAATAAGCTAGAACATCACATCATAGCATGTGATTACCTCTTGtactgttattaaaaaaatatttgcaTTGAACTTGCTCTCTGCAAATATTACTGAAGTATAATAACACTCAAAAATCAGGAATTTTCTGTGGAGTATAATTTGATCAAGTCATGTTTCTTGGGCTGAAGATTTAAGTTCCTGTGCTGCTGAATTGAACTGACCTGAACTATCATTTCCACATTCCAGCCATTTGCTGTTCcttgttgttttcttgttttgaaGAAAAAAATCCTCTTAAACATGCCAATACTTTAATGGTCACTCCATGCCATTCCTTGCAAACCGTTTTTAACATCTTGCTTGTACACATTGGGGAAACCCAATGTGGACTCCAGTGTGGATTTAATGAGGATTGGATGTTATTTGTGTTTTGTAGGTTTCTCTACAGGCTTCAGGTATATGCCAGTAAAATAGGTCAATGTTTCCTTTACTGGATCATGGGTGTGGCTTGATATTTGCTCCCAATGGGTGTGTAGTATATACTTATACACTTTTACTGCTCTGTCCCACTCTGTCTAATGACTCACTCAGCTAATGAGTCAAAGCTGCTGCTGCGTAGCACATTTTCATGATACTTAATTTATTATAACATCTCTTATTTTTATCATGTTTCCCCCCTCAATTGCTTGAAAATGACAAACATACTTGCTCTGTCTCATTTAGGTCTCAGCAGTCCAAATACTCTTGATTTTGGTGTTTATATTTTTGCTCAATTTTTGTGTCATTATAATTAAACCGATGATGCCTAATGTGTGTTGTAATGTGAAAAGTGAAAATTTAAGCATACACTTATTTTACAGAACTTTGTAGCGCTTGTCATCCTCAATACATTATGAAGAATTATACGTGCAATGAAGCGGCTCGAAGTGTCTTTTAGCAAGCTCAGGTTTGTTCTTGGTTTTCATGATTAGCAGGTGAATTCATGCCTTTATGTAATAAACCACCAATTTCTTTAAAAGTCATAAACTTGAGATAAAATGATTCAGCAATGTCAGGGCGCAATGGTGGCTCTCCGTGGTCCTGAAATTTAAGGCCACATTCCATATTCACTTGTCATTTATCatttaggaaattcacacaatcaGACAACTTTGTGAATCATTCTTTTTAGAATTTGTTAAAATTCTTGTTTTGTTGAGCATTCTTCTGGGACAATTTACTTTAACCAACCTGCTTGAAACTTTTATAAAAGTTGCTACAATTGTTGCTTTTTGATGATTCCTTAACTCTGGAAACACTCCAGCAATGAAAGAAAAGGAAATCAAGGACTGCAGTTTATAGTCTTTTAGTTAACATTGTTGTATTAATGATGTTTGATGTCATTTGTGAAACGGAAAACAGATATAGCCACTATTtcgcttctaaaaaaaaaaaaccgaaacAGTTTTCAGCTTCAGCACTGTTCTTGTGGACAGCACGAGTCTTCTGCTGCAGACATGAGAAATGCTTAAAATGATGAGACTTTTACTGAATGACTTTTCCGCTTCAGTCTGGgtttaaaaataaagtaaaaaaaaaaaccacttgagGATATATCCTACATAGATACGTTGTTGCCGTGATTTGCTGAATAATTGATATGTGCAGTAAAATGAAAATGCTCAGAGCGTCGCTGTTGACCATCACTTGCACATGCTCCTAAACCCTTCCACCCATCAGTTCAATATTCAGCTGCTGAcatcaacaacagcaacaacaagcaCGATACAAAACGGACTAGTCGACTTGTTCTCTTCTGAGAAtggattttttattatttttctacatttaattaatttattaaggTGAAGTGGAATTATTCAAGTGGGGAATATCAGCTCTGCAAATATGGCATGCAGGATGCTTTCATTCCGGTTGTCTTCTCTCCTCATGGCGCTTCTTTCCTCCCTTTATCCTGCTGCCCATGGAGACCTGAGCTACACAGTTCCAGAGGAGACGAAGGCGCACTACGTGATTGGAAATATTGCAAAGGATCTCGGAATAGATGCTACAAAATTAAAAACACGAAAGGCCCGAGTTGAAACAGAGGATAGCAGCAAGCGGTATGTGGATATTAATTTTAATACTGGGGAATTGATCGTATCAGAGACAATAGACCGGGAAAAGCTTTGTGGCTCGAGGCTGAACTGCATTCTGAATTATGAACTCGTTTTAGAAAATCCGCTAGAACTACATCGCATTTCTCTGAATATTCAGGATATTAATGACAATGCGCCAAAATTTCTCAATGAGAGAATCAGCTTTGAAATCGCCGAGTCCGCTATAAAAGGGCAGCGCTTCCGTTTGGATGAAGCTCACGATTCTGATATCGGACTAAACGGAGTTAATGGTTATTCGCTCGGAGAGAACAATCATTTTAGGTTATCTGTGCAGGATAAAAACGGACGGAAATACGCGGAGCTCGTGCTGGAGAAAGAGCTGGATCGCGAACAACAGAAGGATATAGACTTGATTCTTACCGCAGTGGATGGCGGGATTCCTCAGAGATCAGGGACTGCTGTTATCCACATCACTGTGCTCGATGCTAATGATAATGTTCCGGTGTTCAGTCAGCCTGTGTATAAAGTGGTTTTAGCTGAAAACGCACCGATAGGAACAGAAGTCGTTACTGTGAGCGCGGAAGATGCGGATGAAGGCGCAAACGGTGCAGTGACATATGAATTCAGTCGGATTGCTGATAACGCAGCACAATTATTTAAGATTGATAAACTCACTGGGCAAATT
Coding sequences within:
- the LOC132873435 gene encoding putative protocadherin beta-18 isoform X5, with amino-acid sequence MACRMLSFRLSSLLMALLSSLYPAAHGDLSYTVPEETKAHYVIGNIAKDLGIDATKLKTRKARVETEDSSKRYVDINFNTGELVVSETIDREKLCGSRLNCILNYELVLENPLELHRISLNIQDINDNAPKFLNERISFEIAESADKGQRFRLDEAHDYDIGLNGVNGYSLQKNDHFVLSVKENKNGRKYAELVLEKELDREQQKDIDLILTAVDGGIPQRSGTAVIHITVLDANDNVPVFSQAVYKVILAENAPIGTEVVTVSAEDADEGANGAVTYEFSHIAHNAADFFMIDKLTGQIRVNGDIDYEAEKYYEIGVQAKDGSGLASSSSVIIDITDVNDNAPKIILKSLNNPVPENIIVGTEVAIINVQDKDSGDNRQIRCSIQGNVPFKLNPSIKNYFSLVTTSMIDREIEEDYNISITATDGGSPPLSSSMTIHLTVSDINDNPPVFEQQSYTAYVTENNKPGTSISSVSARDPDWRQNGTVLYSLVPSEINGVAVSSFLSINSDSGVIHAVRSFDYEKFRNFKVQVVARDNGSPPLSSNVTVSVFISDENDNSPQILYPAPEGKSFMTEMVPKAALSGSLVSKVIAVDADSGQNAWLLYQIVKSTDPGLFTIGVHSGEIRAQRDITESDSMKQNLVISVKDNGQPPLSATCSVYLLISDNLAEVPELKETSYEESNSKLTFYLIIALVSVSTFFLTFIILILAVRFCHRRKPRLLFDGAVTIPSAYLPPNYAEVEGAGTLRSSYNYDTYLTTGSRTSDFKFITSYNDSTLSAVGTLKKSQDEVLGPCLITLNNTGEGDEQKPPSNDWRLPPNQRPGPSGAGPRPEEAGAGAVVGTGPWPNPPTEAEQLQALMAAANEVSEATATLGPRYNAQYVPDYRQNVYIPGSTATLTANPQQQMPQQALPPPQAPPQAAPTTDVPKAAPTPASKKKVTKKDKK